CCATCAGCTGCGCAGTGGTGAGGTGGTCGGTACCGGCCTGCGGGGTGAAGATCACCAGCACGCCGTCGACATTGGGGTCGTCCAGGCAGACTTTCACCGCGGTACGGAAGCGCACCGGGCTGGCATCGCCGATGATGTCCACCGGGTTGCCGTGCGACCAGTTGGCCGGCAGCGCGTCATTCAGCAGCGTCATGGTGGCGTCGGACAGTTTGGCCAGTTCCACGCCATACATATAGGCACTGTCCGCCGCCAGCACGCCGGGGCCGATACCGTTGGTAACAATGGCCAGCCGCCGCCCCTGCACCCGATAGTTGGCCGCAAGCACCTTGGCGGCGGTGAACAGCTGCGCAATGGTGGATACGCGCAGCACACCGGCACGCGACAGCGCGGCGTCGAACACGTCGCCGCTTTCCACCAGGTTGGAGGAATGCGTCAGGCCGGTAACGTCGTCCTCGTAGCGGCCCGACTTCACCACCACCACCGGCTTGGTACGCGCCGCAGCGCGCAGCGCGCTCATGAAACGGCGGGCATCATGCACATGGTGCACATGCAACAGGATGCCCTGGGTGAAGTTGTCGGCCACCAGGTAATCCAGAATCTCGCCGAACTCCACGTCCAGCGCCTCGCCCACCGACACCACGCTGGAAAAACCGATGCCCTTGCTGTCGGCCCAGTCCAGCATCGCCGTGCACAGCGCCGACGACTGCGACACCAGCGCCAGATTGCCGGCGCGCACGCGGCTGTTGTAGTTGCTGGCATTGAAACCGGCCACCGGGCGCATCAGGCCCAGCACATTGGGGCCGAGAATGCGGATGCCGTAGTGTTTGGCAATGGACAGCGCATCGGCCAGCGCGGCGCGCTCCTGCTCTTCGGAATCGGCAAAATCCTTGGCCAGCAGAATGCCCTTCACCCCCTTCTTGCCACAGTCCTTGACGATGGCCGGCAGGCTGCGCAGCGCGGTGGTCACCACCGCCATGTCCACCGGGCCCTCGATCAGCTTCACCGACGGCTGCGCCGGAATGCCGCCCACCACCTTGTGGTTCAGGTTCACCGGGTACAGCTTGCCCTGGAAGTTGCCGGCCAGCAGATTGGCAAACACCGCCTGCCCCACCGAACCCGGCGTGTCGCTGGCGCCGATCACGGCGACATTGCGAGGGGAGAACAGCGGGGAAAGATAATGCGGTTTCATGGTGTAGGTTCCAAGAATTGAAGTGCGGCGGCAGCCTTGCGGCCAACGTGGCAGGCCGTGCGCCAGGCAAGCCTGCCAGCCTGGCCGGACAGCCGCTTGCCAACGGCATCAAGCGAAACTAGCCAGTAGCGCCAGCTGTCTATTATTGCTAATCTTCCCGGTTTGGCGGCACAAGAATGTTGCGCCGCATCAAACGATAACCCCGATTGTAGAGGCCCGTCCTCACGGGAGCAGCACACATGAGCAAACGCGTCGTTACCCTCGCCCACTACTACACCCAGCCGGAAATCCAGCAAATGGCCGACAAGGTCGGCGATAGTCTGGAACTGTCCCTGTTCGCCCGTGAATCCAACGCCGACATCATCGTGTTCGCCGGCGTGCGCTTCATGGCGGAAACCGCCAAGATCCTCAACCCGCAGGCGGAAGTGATCCTGCCGGACGCCGGTTCCACCTGTTCGCTGGTCACCCAGACCGACGTTGCGGCACTGCAACAGTGGCGGGAAAGCTACCCGGACCACGTGCATGTGTCTTATATCAACTCCTCCGCCGCGCACAAGGCCATCTCCGACTGGATCGTCACCAGCCGCAACGTGGACGACATCATTGCCGACCTGTACCAGCAGGGCAAACAGGTGATCTTCTCGCCGGACCGCAATATGGGCGCCTACCTCAACTACCAGTACGGCTACGACATGCCGCTGTGGTCGGCGGTGTGCGAGGTGCACGACAAGTTCAACGAAGCGGCGCTGGACGAAGCCCTGGGCGCCACGGCCACCCCGGCGCACCTGATCGCCCACCCGGAAAGCCCGCTGCCGGTACTCAAGCGCGCCGAATACGTCGGCTCCACCTCCGGCATGCTCAACTGGGTGAAAGCCTACAGCGGCGATGTGGCAGACGTGATCTTCGTCGCTACCGAAGACGGCATCCTGTACAACATGCGCCTGGCGCGCCCGGACCTGGACATCCGCCAGGCGCCGATCTACGCCGGCTGCCAGTGTAACTCCTGTCCGTACATGAAGATGAACACCATCGAGGCGGTGAAGCGCGCGCAACAGGGCATCGGTACCCGTATCGACTACCTGAGCGAAGCGGAAATGGATGCCGCCCGCCTGCCGATCGAACGCATGCTGGAGTTCAGCCAGCGCTACTACCGCTAAGCGCGGCAGCCGCAATCGCCAGCACCGTAAACCGCCAGAAAGCGGCTTGCGGCCAACAGCCCGCCACCCGGCGGGCTGTTTTGCATTCGGCGCAAGGTTTTCGATACAGCCGGAGATGGATACAATCAGGCCATCTGAATGGAACGGCGCGACAATGAGAATCCTGATCAGCAACGACGACGGTTATTTCGCCCCCGGTCTGGCCGCCCTGGCCAGCAGCTTGAGCCAATTTGCCGATGTCGTGGTTGTCGCGCCCGAGCGTGACCGCAGCGGGGCCAGCAACTCGCTGACCCTGGACCGCCCGCTATCGGTGAAAAAGGCCGCCAACGGCTTCTACTACGTCAACGGCACGCCAACCGACTGCGTGCACGTGGCGGTTACCGGCTTCCTGGAGCAACGCCCCGACCTGGTGGTTTCCGGCATCAACCACGGCCCCAATATGGGCGAGGACACGCTGTACTCCGGCACCGTGGCCGCCGCCACCGAAGGCTTCCTGCTGGGCATACCGGCCATCGCCTTCTCGCTGGCCGGCCGCAACAATCACTTCGACAGCGCCGCCAGGGTGGCCAGCGAACTGGTGCAGCGCTATATCGCCAGGCCATTTGCCAGCCCGATGCTGCTGAACGTCAACATACCGGACGTACCCTCCGCCGAGCTTGGCGCTTGCGAAGTCACCCGCTTGGGCCGCCGCCACATGGCCGAGCCGGTGATACGCGCGCAGAACCCGCGCGGCGATACCGTGTACTGGGTAGGGCCGGTGGGGCCGGAGCAGGATGCCGGCGCAGGTACCGACTTCAATGCCATCCGTCGCAAGCAGGTATCGATCACGCCGCTGATGATCGACCTGACCGCCCGCGATCAACAGGATGTAATCAAGACATGGCTCAATCCCTAGTCGCCGGCAACAACTACGGCATGCTGTCGGATCGCACCCGCATGCGCATGGTGGAACGCCTGCGCCAGCAGGGCATCAAGGACGAGCGCGTGCTGACCGCCATGTTCGAGGTACCGCGCCACCTGTTCATCGACCAGGCGCTGGCCACCCGCGCCTACGACGACGTATCGCTGCCAATCGGCCAGGGGCAGACCATCTCGCAGCCGCTGACCGTGGCGCGCATGACGGAAAAACTGCTGGAAGGACGCGCCAGCGCCGGCAAGGTGCTGGAGGTCGGTACCGGCTGCGGCTATCAGACAGCTGTTCTATTGAAAGCCGGCGCGCAGGTATTCTCCATTGAACGTCTGGCCGGCATTCTGGACAAAGCCAGACAGAACCTGCGCAATGCCAAGCTGGTACATGCCCGGCTGGTGCATGGCGACGGCCATCTGGGATTGCCCGATATTGCCCCTTTTGATGGCATTATCATTACCGCTGCCGCGCGCCAGGTTCCCCAGGCGCTGCTGGACCAGCTGGCCGATGGCGGCAGGTTGATCCTGCCGGTAGGCGATCAGCAGGAACAGCATCTGTGGCTGTACGAAAAATCAGCCGAAGGCATCCGCAAAACCAAGCTGGAAGCGGCCAAGTTCGTTCCCCTGCTGCCCGGCAAGCAGTGATGCAAGGCAAAAACGCAACAAATCTTTCTTATCGCCATGGGTAGACAATTTACTTTGTGTCCGCTACTGGCATATAAAACGTAAACCAATGCAAAACTATTCGCGACGTAACCCGGTCTATCGCTTTAGTCCGTTGCTTGGCGTCCTGCTGCTAAGCGCCTGCGCCCAGTTCCAGCAGGACACCCCGGCACAAATCGTGCGTGGCACCCCTTCGGTACTGGGTGGCTACGGCAACAGCAGCCAGAACGCTGGCACACCGGCCAAAACCGGCACTGCGGCCCCGGCCGGCAACAACAAGGTAACGACGCAAGCGATTGCCATTGGCAACGGCCCGCAAGCCAGACCGGTTGCAGGCGGAAACACCAGCCACACGGTTCAGCCGGGTGAAACCCTGTACCGCGTCGCCGTCAACAACGGCCTGCGCTACCAGGACCTGGCAGAGTGGAATCATTTGGACGGCTACACCATCAAGGTGGGGCAGGTATTGCGCCTGACTCCGCCTGGTACTGCCAGCGCTCCCTTGAGCGGGCAGAGCGTGAAGCCAGTCGAAAGCAAACCGGCCAACGGGCAAGCGCCGGTTGATGCCCAGGCACCGTCCGGTGCCGAGGCAGCGGTAAACAGGGCAGACAGCAAGCGCTATCCCAAAGCCTTGAAACTGCCCTACTCGGAAGAGGCCAGCAAGAGTCTCCCGGCCCTGAGTGAAGGTAATGGCAAGACTGCAAGCCCGCCCCAGGCGAGCGCGCCGGCAACTGCCAAGGCAACACCGAAGGCAGAAGCATCCGCCCCAGTCACCCCCGCGCCCGGCGCGGCGGACGACAAGGCGAAAACGGCGGGCCCGGTATGGGGATGGCCAACCCAAGGCAGCGTGATCAGGGGTTTCTCTGATCAGAACAAAGGCATCGACATCGGCGGCAGGACGGGGCAACCCGTAGTGGCAGCGGCCGATGGCAAAGTGGTGTACAGCGGCAACGGTCTGCGTGGTTACGGCAAGCTCATCATCCTGCGCCATGACAAGACCTACCTCTCCGCCTATGCCCACAACAGCCAGTTGCTGGTGAAGGAAGGCCAGTCCGTAAAGAAAGGGCAGAAGATTGCCGAAATGGGTAATACCGACACGGATCAGGTAAAGCTGCATTTCGAGATCCGTCAACTCGGCAAACCCGTGGACCCGAGCAAATTCCTGGAACAGCGCCCATGACGGCCTAAGCCCCGTCTTGGGCCCTAACGCAAGCGGGGGGAATATCATGAGTGACGAACTGGACCTGCTGGAAGAAGTACTGGACGAAGAAGCCGAAGCCGAGACCGAACTGCAGGCGGAGGCCGAAGAGGCTGAAGAAAGCGCCAGCAGCAAGGAATACGAGGAGATCGCCGACGTTACCCAGATCTACCTCAACGACATCGGCAGCAATGCGCTGCTGACGCCCAGCCAGGAAGTGGAACTGGCCCGTCGCGTGGTACAGGGCGACTTCACCGCCCGCCAGAAGATGATCGAACACAACCTGCGCCTGGTTGTGAACATCGCCAAGCACTACATCAACCGCGGCCTGGCCCTGCTCGACCTGATCGAGGAAGGCAATATCGGCCTGATGCACGCCCTGGAGAAGTTCGATCCGGAGCGCGGCTTCCGCTTTTCCACCTACGCCACCTGGTGGATCCGCCAAAGCATCGAGCGCGCCATCATGAACCAGTCGCGCACCATCCGCCTGCCGGTGCACGTCATCAAGGAGCTCAACGTCTACCTGCGCGCCTCGCGCCACCTGGAAAGCCAGATGGGCCGCGAACCCACGGTGGAAGACATCGCCCACCTCACCGGCAAGCCGGTGGAGGAAGTGCGCAGGGTGCTGAACCTGAACGAGCGCATGGCCTCGCTGGATGCGCCACTGGACATCGACCCGATGCTGTCCATCGGCGAATCGATCCCGGACGAGCAGCACGAAGAGCCGGACATCCAGCTGCACAATGCGCAGATCGAGCACTTTGTGCACGAATGGCTGGCACAACTCACCGACAAACAGCGCATGGTGATCGAGCGCCGATACGGCCTAAACGGCCACGAGGTGTGCACGCTGGAAGAACTGGCCTCGGCGCTGAGCCTGACCCGCGAGCGGGTACGCCAGATCCAGATCGAAGGCCTGGAGCACCTGCGCCGCATCCTGCGCCGCCGCGGGGTGACCAAGGACTTCCTGATCTGAGTCTCCGATAACACCCACCAACCGCCGGCCCTGCCGGCGGTTTTGTTTTCAGGGCTGCCGCCGCGGATGAAAACGCCGCAATAGCAGCCGCCATTGCCGCGCCGCCTCATCCTGCCCTGCCGGCGCATACTGCCAGCGCTGCCACTGTGCCAGCAGCAGCTGCAGCTGCCGGTAATCCGCTGCGGCCAACCCTTGCGCCTTCTGCAGCAGCTGGCTGGCGGTATCGCTGTCCGCCGCCCTTACCCCGGCCCGGCGCAAGCGCCGCAGCAGCTGCTGCCAGCCGGCCTGCCCCGGCGATGATGCCCGCCGCGGGCGCCACAGCAGCCAGCCGGCCAGCGGCAACAGCACCAGCAGCATGCCGCCGGCAAACACCAGCATCACCGAGCCCACCGATACATCCGCCAACCCCAGCTGCTGGAACAGGCTGCGCTGGCGTTCGGCGTCGTAACCCACCACCCAGCGCTGCCAGCCAAAGTTGGCCGCCTGCCACTGCTGCCCCAGCCAGCGCGCCCAGCCCGGCGGCCGGCCACCCAGCACCGGCATGGCGGCGGCCGCCGCCGGCAGCGCCTGCTCAATGCCCAGCGCGCTGCGCTGCGGCGCCACCAGCGCGGTGGGGTCCACCCGCTGCCAACGTCCGGCCAGCCATACCTCGCTCCAGGCATGCGCATCGGAGGAACGCACCAGCCAGAAATTGCTGCCGGCGTTGTACTCGCCGCCCTGGAAACCCACCACCACCCGCGCCGGCAGGCCGGCGGCACGCGCCAGCACGGTAAAGGCGGAAGAAAAGTGCTCGCAGAAACCCTGATGGCTGCCGAACAGGAAACCATCCACGCTGTCGTCCTGCAGCACCGGCGGAGTCAGCGTGTAGCGCAGCCCCTGCGCCTGCAGCCAGCGCTGCAGCGCCAGCAAGCGCCTCTCCTGCTCAGGGTACAGCTGGGCCAGCTGTCGCCCTGCGGCCAACGTTTGCGGGTTGCCGGCCGGCAAACGGGTATAGAACTGCTGCAAGCGCGGCGACAGCGCCTCCAGGTAGTAATCGCTGGCATAGCTGCTGGCGCGGTAGCGCAGCCGGCTGTTGTTGTTCTCGTCGTTGCGACGCAGCCGCTGCTGCGACACCAGCCGCACGCCCTCGCCCACTTCGCTTACCTGCTCCAGCTGCGGCAGCAGGCCGCGGTACGGCTCGGCCACCACGTCGTAACGCAGCGGCGGCTGCGCCGCCGGCAACTGGCTGCTGCCGCTATAGGGCAGGAAGCCGGCACTCCAGGTGCCGCCATCGAACTGATCGAACACCATCACCCGCCAGTACAGCTCGGCCGGGCGCGGCTGACGCCCGAAGAACTGCGCAGTAAACGCCGGTTCGCGCGAGGGAATCATGCGGCCAACGCTGCCGGGGCTCATGCTGTCGGCCAGCCCGGTGGTGGCACGCTGGTCCTGGGCCGGCATGCTCCACAGCGGCCCAGGCAGCCGCGGCATGGCCACGAACAGCACCAGCATCAGCGGGAACGACAGCAGCAGCGTCCGCGCCGCCAGCCGCGGGCTGATGCGCGCCTCCTCGCCGGCCAGCAGCACCATCGCCCAGCTCAGCAGGAACAGGCTGAATACCAGCCAGGCCGCCGCCAGCGGCCCCTGCTCGAACAACAGCGGCGTGGAGGCCAGGAAGAAACAGAGCGCCAGCAGCACGCGCCAGTCGCGCAGATTGCGCGTTTCCAGCGCCTTGCCGGCCAGCAACAGCAACAGAAAGGCCACGCCGCCCTCGCGACCAACCAGGGTGCGCAAGCTGAACCACAGGAACAATACCGAGCCCAGCACCAGCGGCAGCAGCAGCCAGCGCGACGGCAGCGGCCGCTGCTGCCACAGCAGCAAGGCGCACCAGGCCAGCAGCACGCTACACAGCGGCAGTACCCAGAACGGCAGCCACAGCCCCAGCGGCAGTGCGGTCAGCCACAGCGCCGCCAGTACCGTCAGGCCGGCGCGGCGCAGGTCGTCAGCTGGCATCGCGCACTCCGAAGCCGGCCAGTGCCAGCAGCCCGGGGCGGATGTCGCCCTCCAGCAGCAGTTGCTGCTGCGGCAGGTTCAGCTGTACCGCCTCGCCGTCCTGCTGTGCCTGCAGCAGCCGCCAGCACAGCCGCGACAGCCGCTCTTCCTGCGCCATCTGCGCCGGGTAGTCGAACCAGTCGAGCACGCGCTGCCGCCCCACCGGCTCGTAAGCGGCAAAATCGCGCGCCGCCAGGGTCTGGTTACGGGCGAACACGCGCCAGGCGATGCGATGCATGCCCCGCTCCGGCTGCCAGGCGATGAGGCCGGCAAACTCGTCGCCATCGAGCCGTCGCCACTGGCTGTCCTCGTCGCCACCGCCTTGCACCTGCGGGCGCTCATCCTGCAGCGGCCGCGGGTACACCCAGGCCGCGGCAGCCAGCCGCACCGGCGCGAAGGCGCGCATCAGCCCCAGCGGCGCCTCCGACCACACCCGCAGCGGCGGCATCGCCAGTTGGCCGCGCGCCGTGTCCGGCCAGGACAGGCAGGCACTGCCATCTTCCTGCCAGCGCTCGGCTGCCTCGCCGTTGTGCCAGCCAAGATGCAGCCGCCCGCGCTCCGCCCCCGGCCAGACCAGGCGCACCACGAAATCAGCCGGCTCGCCGGCAAACACCGCCGCCACCGACTCGGCGCGCAGCGCCAGGCCAGCCAGCTGCCGGTAGGCCAGGAACACCGACAGCAACACCAGCGCCACGATCCAGAAAGACAGTACATAAGCCAGGCTGACGGCGTAGTTGAGTGCGCCCACCCACACCAGCAAGGCCACCAGCAGCAGCAGCAGGCCGAACGGCGTGGGCAACAGGTAGATGCGGTTCTGGGTCAGGGTGACCAGCGGCGCACGCGGTGCGCGCCGTGCCATCCATGACTCCAGCGCCTTACGCCAGCGCGACATGATCCAGCAGCCGCAGGGCCAGCGCGGCGCTGTTGCTGCCGGGCAGGCGCGGGGTCAGCCGGTGTGCCACCACCGCCACGAACACCGCCTTGATGTCCTCCGGCAGCACGTGGTCGCGCTCCTCCAGCAAGGCCCAGGCCTTGGCTGCGGCCAACAGTCCCAGCCCGGCACGCGGGCTGAGGCCGTGCACGAACTGCTCGTTCTGCCGCGTGGCCTGCAGCAGCGCCAGCACATAGCCGGCCAGCGCTGGCGACACGTGCTGCGCCGCCACCTGGCGCTGCAGCGCCAGCAGCTGTTCCGGCGTCAGTGCCGGCTGCAGCTTGGGCAGCAGCTGGCGGCGGTCGCCATCCTGCAGCAGCTTGAGTTCGGCATCCGCCGGCGGGTAGCCCAGCGAAATGCGCATCAGGAAGCGATCCAGCTGCGATTCCGGCAGCGGAAAGGTGCCCTGCTGGCCAAACGGGTTCTGGGTGGCGATGACGAAGAATGGCGCCGGCAGCGTGTGGGTGGTGCCATCCACCGACACCTGGCGCTCCTCCATCGCTTCCAGCAGCGCCGACTGCACCTTGGGCGAAGCGCGGTTGATCTCGTCGGCCAGCAGCAGCTGGGAAAACACCGGGCCGGGGCGGAATTCGAAGCGTGCCTCCGCCGGCAGGAACACGCTGCTGCCCAGCACATCGGCCGGCAGCAGGTCGCTGGTGAACTGCACGCGGCGATAGCTCAGGCCCAGTACCGCCGCCAGGCTGTGTGCCAGCGTGGTCTTGCCCACGCCGGGTACGTCTTCGATAAGCAGATGACCACCGGCCAGCAGGCAGGCCAATGCCAGCCGTGTAGCCTGCGGTTTGCCCAGTATCAACGCGTTAAGTTGACGATTCGCAAAAGTGACCGATTGCATTTGCCCCCGCTTGCGCGCAGTATTATTTATTAAAAAAACATATCCAGATTATCCCTACAAAGCAATAGAGCCGGCCGTCTGCAAGCTGCAGCACTCACGTGACAACCCCGCGCCGGAAACAAGGAAACGCTCGTGTTGACCTGGCTGAAATCCCATCTGCCCGGCGGTGGACTGACCGCCTTCATCTCGCACTCCAGTTGCCTGCAGCACAATATGGGTGTCGGCCACCCGGAATGCCCGGAACGCCTGGTGGCGATCCGCGACCAGCTCAAGGCCTCGCAAATCTTTGATAGCCTCAATGAGGTGGAAGCGCCAGAGGTCAGTGAACAGCAACTGGCGCGCGTGCATCCGCCACACTATGTGGAATACATCGAATCCTGCGCCCCGTCGGTGGGCACCTTCCGCGTCGACCCGGATACCGCGATGAACCCCGGCACCCTGCCCGCCGCGCTGCATGCCGCCGGTGCGGTCGTGCGAGCGGTGGATATGGTGATGGCCGGCGAGGCGCCGAATGCCTTCTGCGCCATCCGCCCGCCCGGCCACCATGCCGAAAGCGCCAGGGCCATGGGCTTCTGCTTCTTCAACAATATCGCCGTCGGCGTGGCGCACGCGCTG
This Vogesella sp. LIG4 DNA region includes the following protein-coding sequences:
- a CDS encoding histone deacetylase family protein, which codes for MLTWLKSHLPGGGLTAFISHSSCLQHNMGVGHPECPERLVAIRDQLKASQIFDSLNEVEAPEVSEQQLARVHPPHYVEYIESCAPSVGTFRVDPDTAMNPGTLPAALHAAGAVVRAVDMVMAGEAPNAFCAIRPPGHHAESARAMGFCFFNNIAVGVAHALSQHRLERVAIIDFDVHHGNGTEEIFKDDPRVLMVSTFQHPFYPYCGDVPLGDNMLNVPLKAGSSGREFREAVEYQWLPRLHEFQPQMIFISAGFDAHREDDMGSLGLVEADYEWVTRQLMLVAAQHCQGRIVSALEGGYDLSALARSVTAHVKVLSDG
- a CDS encoding protein-L-isoaspartate(D-aspartate) O-methyltransferase, with the translated sequence MAQSLVAGNNYGMLSDRTRMRMVERLRQQGIKDERVLTAMFEVPRHLFIDQALATRAYDDVSLPIGQGQTISQPLTVARMTEKLLEGRASAGKVLEVGTGCGYQTAVLLKAGAQVFSIERLAGILDKARQNLRNAKLVHARLVHGDGHLGLPDIAPFDGIIITAAARQVPQALLDQLADGGRLILPVGDQQEQHLWLYEKSAEGIRKTKLEAAKFVPLLPGKQ
- a CDS encoding DUF58 domain-containing protein, which encodes MSRWRKALESWMARRAPRAPLVTLTQNRIYLLPTPFGLLLLLVALLVWVGALNYAVSLAYVLSFWIVALVLLSVFLAYRQLAGLALRAESVAAVFAGEPADFVVRLVWPGAERGRLHLGWHNGEAAERWQEDGSACLSWPDTARGQLAMPPLRVWSEAPLGLMRAFAPVRLAAAAWVYPRPLQDERPQVQGGGDEDSQWRRLDGDEFAGLIAWQPERGMHRIAWRVFARNQTLAARDFAAYEPVGRQRVLDWFDYPAQMAQEERLSRLCWRLLQAQQDGEAVQLNLPQQQLLLEGDIRPGLLALAGFGVRDAS
- a CDS encoding DUF3488 and transglutaminase-like domain-containing protein, with translation MPADDLRRAGLTVLAALWLTALPLGLWLPFWVLPLCSVLLAWCALLLWQQRPLPSRWLLLPLVLGSVLFLWFSLRTLVGREGGVAFLLLLLAGKALETRNLRDWRVLLALCFFLASTPLLFEQGPLAAAWLVFSLFLLSWAMVLLAGEEARISPRLAARTLLLSFPLMLVLFVAMPRLPGPLWSMPAQDQRATTGLADSMSPGSVGRMIPSREPAFTAQFFGRQPRPAELYWRVMVFDQFDGGTWSAGFLPYSGSSQLPAAQPPLRYDVVAEPYRGLLPQLEQVSEVGEGVRLVSQQRLRRNDENNNSRLRYRASSYASDYYLEALSPRLQQFYTRLPAGNPQTLAAGRQLAQLYPEQERRLLALQRWLQAQGLRYTLTPPVLQDDSVDGFLFGSHQGFCEHFSSAFTVLARAAGLPARVVVGFQGGEYNAGSNFWLVRSSDAHAWSEVWLAGRWQRVDPTALVAPQRSALGIEQALPAAAAAMPVLGGRPPGWARWLGQQWQAANFGWQRWVVGYDAERQRSLFQQLGLADVSVGSVMLVFAGGMLLVLLPLAGWLLWRPRRASSPGQAGWQQLLRRLRRAGVRAADSDTASQLLQKAQGLAAADYRQLQLLLAQWQRWQYAPAGQDEAARQWRLLLRRFHPRRQP
- the surE gene encoding 5'/3'-nucleotidase SurE codes for the protein MRILISNDDGYFAPGLAALASSLSQFADVVVVAPERDRSGASNSLTLDRPLSVKKAANGFYYVNGTPTDCVHVAVTGFLEQRPDLVVSGINHGPNMGEDTLYSGTVAAATEGFLLGIPAIAFSLAGRNNHFDSAARVASELVQRYIARPFASPMLLNVNIPDVPSAELGACEVTRLGRRHMAEPVIRAQNPRGDTVYWVGPVGPEQDAGAGTDFNAIRRKQVSITPLMIDLTARDQQDVIKTWLNP
- a CDS encoding peptidoglycan DD-metalloendopeptidase family protein → MQNYSRRNPVYRFSPLLGVLLLSACAQFQQDTPAQIVRGTPSVLGGYGNSSQNAGTPAKTGTAAPAGNNKVTTQAIAIGNGPQARPVAGGNTSHTVQPGETLYRVAVNNGLRYQDLAEWNHLDGYTIKVGQVLRLTPPGTASAPLSGQSVKPVESKPANGQAPVDAQAPSGAEAAVNRADSKRYPKALKLPYSEEASKSLPALSEGNGKTASPPQASAPATAKATPKAEASAPVTPAPGAADDKAKTAGPVWGWPTQGSVIRGFSDQNKGIDIGGRTGQPVVAAADGKVVYSGNGLRGYGKLIILRHDKTYLSAYAHNSQLLVKEGQSVKKGQKIAEMGNTDTDQVKLHFEIRQLGKPVDPSKFLEQRP
- the rpoS gene encoding RNA polymerase sigma factor RpoS, which encodes MSDELDLLEEVLDEEAEAETELQAEAEEAEESASSKEYEEIADVTQIYLNDIGSNALLTPSQEVELARRVVQGDFTARQKMIEHNLRLVVNIAKHYINRGLALLDLIEEGNIGLMHALEKFDPERGFRFSTYATWWIRQSIERAIMNQSRTIRLPVHVIKELNVYLRASRHLESQMGREPTVEDIAHLTGKPVEEVRRVLNLNERMASLDAPLDIDPMLSIGESIPDEQHEEPDIQLHNAQIEHFVHEWLAQLTDKQRMVIERRYGLNGHEVCTLEELASALSLTRERVRQIQIEGLEHLRRILRRRGVTKDFLI
- the nadA gene encoding quinolinate synthase NadA, producing the protein MSKRVVTLAHYYTQPEIQQMADKVGDSLELSLFARESNADIIVFAGVRFMAETAKILNPQAEVILPDAGSTCSLVTQTDVAALQQWRESYPDHVHVSYINSSAAHKAISDWIVTSRNVDDIIADLYQQGKQVIFSPDRNMGAYLNYQYGYDMPLWSAVCEVHDKFNEAALDEALGATATPAHLIAHPESPLPVLKRAEYVGSTSGMLNWVKAYSGDVADVIFVATEDGILYNMRLARPDLDIRQAPIYAGCQCNSCPYMKMNTIEAVKRAQQGIGTRIDYLSEAEMDAARLPIERMLEFSQRYYR
- a CDS encoding MoxR family ATPase, producing MQSVTFANRQLNALILGKPQATRLALACLLAGGHLLIEDVPGVGKTTLAHSLAAVLGLSYRRVQFTSDLLPADVLGSSVFLPAEARFEFRPGPVFSQLLLADEINRASPKVQSALLEAMEERQVSVDGTTHTLPAPFFVIATQNPFGQQGTFPLPESQLDRFLMRISLGYPPADAELKLLQDGDRRQLLPKLQPALTPEQLLALQRQVAAQHVSPALAGYVLALLQATRQNEQFVHGLSPRAGLGLLAAAKAWALLEERDHVLPEDIKAVFVAVVAHRLTPRLPGSNSAALALRLLDHVALA